Proteins encoded within one genomic window of Dyadobacter chenhuakuii:
- a CDS encoding ABC transporter permease: MIKNYLKIAFRNLSKNKIYSFINIAGLAVGIAVAMLIGLWVWDELSFNKYHKNYDRLTQAYISQTFNGQTGSGRAVSLPAVAEMANRYSADFKNTSMASWNFGHLLANGDKKINKPGMWAQPALPEMLSLKMLKGDLKTALKEPGSVVISESVAKALFGKEDPLNKTLKLDIKKDVKVTGVYEDIPFNSEFNELNLLLPWNDYLLAENWVKEAQTQWGNHSFQFYAQVADHADIEKVSLKIRDVELPHAFSKTDKPQYFLHPMSRWHLYSDFKNGKNVGGGIQFVWLFSIIGVFVLLLACINFMNLSTARSEKRAKEVGIRKSIGSLRSQLIFQFLSESFLVVSFALILAILIVLVALPAFNDLSGKHVSFPWQYIQFWLMLVIFSLFTGLISGSYPAFYLSSFNPLAVLKGTFKVGKWSAVPRKVMVVMQFTVSITLIIGTIIVFQQIQHAKNRPVGYDRQGLLQINISPNLFGKYYPLRDDLLKSGVVYEMSESSSPTTGIYSNQIGFEWEGMEEGSVPLFGTIACTHDFGKTIGWKIIEGRDFSREFSTDTAAFVFNESAVKLTGIKDIIGKTIRFNGKPRQVVGVVKDMVMQSPYEPAVPTVFLMDYEWANLINVKLLPGAPIEKSLKKVEAIFRKHDPDSPFEFKFADEEYEAKFRAEERIGKLARVFAVLAVFISCLGLFGLAAYTAEQRTKEIGIRKALGASVAQMWAMLSKEFVYLVIVSCAIASPIALYFLSDWLKKYEYHIELSWVVFAVSAITAILITLLTVSFQAIKAALMNPVKSLRSE, translated from the coding sequence ATGATCAAGAACTATTTGAAAATCGCATTCCGGAATCTCTCAAAAAACAAGATCTATTCATTCATCAACATTGCCGGGCTGGCCGTAGGCATCGCGGTCGCAATGCTGATCGGACTTTGGGTATGGGATGAGCTGTCATTTAATAAATATCACAAAAACTACGACCGGCTTACGCAAGCGTACATTAGTCAAACGTTTAATGGCCAAACGGGGAGCGGAAGGGCCGTGTCGCTGCCGGCGGTGGCGGAAATGGCCAACAGATACTCCGCAGATTTTAAAAACACCTCCATGGCATCGTGGAATTTCGGGCATTTGCTGGCCAATGGTGATAAAAAAATCAACAAACCAGGTATGTGGGCGCAACCAGCCCTTCCCGAAATGCTTTCTTTGAAAATGCTGAAAGGCGATTTGAAAACAGCATTGAAAGAGCCAGGCTCGGTTGTTATCTCAGAATCGGTTGCGAAGGCACTTTTTGGTAAGGAAGATCCTTTGAACAAAACACTTAAACTGGACATTAAGAAGGATGTAAAAGTGACTGGCGTTTATGAAGACATTCCCTTCAACTCTGAGTTTAATGAGCTCAACTTGCTGCTGCCCTGGAATGATTATCTGCTTGCCGAGAATTGGGTAAAAGAAGCTCAAACGCAATGGGGAAACCATTCTTTCCAGTTTTATGCGCAGGTTGCGGACCATGCAGATATTGAAAAGGTGTCCTTAAAAATACGGGATGTGGAACTGCCGCATGCTTTTTCGAAAACGGATAAACCACAATATTTTCTGCATCCGATGAGCCGCTGGCACCTGTATTCGGATTTTAAAAATGGCAAAAATGTAGGTGGTGGCATCCAGTTTGTGTGGCTATTCAGCATTATCGGCGTCTTTGTGCTGCTGCTGGCCTGCATCAATTTTATGAATCTAAGCACCGCAAGGTCCGAAAAACGTGCGAAAGAAGTTGGTATTAGAAAGTCTATCGGATCATTGCGCAGCCAGCTGATCTTCCAATTCCTGAGCGAATCGTTTCTGGTGGTTTCCTTCGCATTGATCCTCGCTATTCTTATTGTTTTGGTTGCGCTTCCTGCGTTCAATGATTTGTCCGGCAAGCACGTGAGTTTTCCTTGGCAGTACATTCAGTTCTGGTTGATGCTGGTCATTTTCTCATTATTCACGGGCCTGATATCAGGCAGTTATCCGGCCTTTTATTTGTCATCGTTCAATCCGCTTGCCGTTTTGAAAGGCACATTTAAAGTGGGTAAGTGGTCAGCCGTGCCGCGTAAAGTGATGGTTGTAATGCAGTTTACAGTTTCTATCACATTAATTATCGGAACGATCATCGTTTTCCAGCAAATCCAGCATGCCAAAAACAGGCCGGTCGGTTATGACAGACAAGGGCTTTTACAGATCAATATTTCGCCAAATCTTTTTGGCAAATATTATCCATTGCGTGACGATCTGCTGAAATCCGGCGTGGTATACGAAATGAGTGAATCGTCAAGTCCTACGACCGGCATTTATTCCAATCAGATCGGTTTTGAGTGGGAAGGGATGGAAGAAGGTTCTGTTCCTTTGTTCGGGACCATTGCTTGTACGCATGATTTTGGAAAAACAATTGGCTGGAAAATCATTGAAGGCCGCGATTTTTCGAGAGAATTCTCGACGGACACAGCAGCATTTGTATTTAATGAATCGGCCGTTAAGCTGACGGGTATAAAGGATATTATTGGTAAAACGATCCGCTTCAATGGAAAACCGAGACAAGTGGTGGGCGTTGTTAAGGATATGGTCATGCAATCTCCCTATGAGCCTGCCGTCCCGACTGTCTTTTTAATGGATTACGAATGGGCTAACCTGATCAATGTGAAGCTATTGCCTGGCGCTCCCATAGAAAAGTCTCTCAAAAAAGTAGAGGCCATATTCAGGAAGCACGATCCGGATTCGCCATTTGAGTTCAAGTTTGCGGACGAGGAATATGAGGCTAAATTCCGCGCTGAGGAACGGATTGGGAAGTTGGCGAGAGTTTTTGCTGTGCTGGCTGTGTTCATATCCTGCTTAGGTTTATTCGGTCTGGCCGCTTATACGGCTGAGCAGAGAACCAAGGAAATCGGTATCAGAAAGGCGCTCGGCGCAAGCGTTGCGCAAATGTGGGCAATGCTCTCTAAAGAATTCGTGTATCTGGTCATCGTTTCCTGCGCCATTGCATCACCCATCGCATTGTATTTCCTGAGCGACTGGCTGAAAAAGTATGAATATCACATTGAGCTAAGCTGGGTCGTTTTCGCCGTCTCAGCCATCACTGCCATCCTGATCACGTTACTGACCGTAAGTTTCCAAGCTATCAAAGCCGCATTAATGAATCCCGTGAAGTCGCTGAGGAGCGAGTAG
- a CDS encoding ABC transporter permease — translation MIRNYLITSFRNLRRNWNFTLINITGLTLGLACCLLIFFTIRYELSFDRHHKHVDRIYRILKHTKGEVDKGYNTGMPLPALAALRNDFPEIRNQVSCTYALRGALVTIGEGPNRKKYPEDNNAVSFIDPEYFKLFDYKWLKGSAATSLNNPGTVVLSENQAKKYFGNADPMGRTIRVENHKNFIVTGIIQDPPATTNFPFTTMLSFASLKDYGSFTNWDDWQSTYGGGQMYMMLPENVSEEKMEQQLVLFVKKYREPKDAATEEFILQPVNDIHFDTKTSNYTGRTISKGMIWAMVLVGLFILITACVNFINLATAQALRRAREVGVRKVLGSTKGQLLRQYFSETAVITFLSVILALIVAQVVLPNVANILNIKAEGVVFVTDASVMTFLVVLTIITTVLAGFYPAMVVSGYQPILALKGKMRTVGSGQANLRSGLIVLQFTISQIVLVGTLIAYSQMKYFRTLDLGFQKDEIICMQIPSQDPGVMEGLYAKLANEPGIKSMSFSAFTPMSRSNWQTGFKYENDAEFLDYEIVMRPADTAYVKTYGLKLIAGRMYLPADTMREYVVNEAFVKKLGFKNPAEAIGKRLTIGGSEHKLPIVGVVKNFNTYSLHREIIPCVLTSDRGNYRTLGIKLSENADAKQIERIEKVWSATFPDYLFSYTFLDETLNSFYEKESKLFDLFKILTGIAIFIGCLGLYGVVAFMAESRTKEMGIRKAIGASAFNIFSLFSVDFIKLVLIALVIASPIAWYVMKGWLEDYTYQVEISAWLYVVAGIGAVIIALVTISFQSIKAALVNPVTSLRSE, via the coding sequence ATGATCAGGAACTATCTCATCACCTCTTTCAGAAATTTACGGCGTAACTGGAATTTCACTTTGATCAACATTACCGGGCTTACATTAGGGCTGGCTTGTTGTTTGCTGATCTTCTTTACTATCCGGTATGAGCTTAGTTTTGATCGGCATCATAAGCATGTGGACCGCATTTACCGTATCCTGAAACATACGAAAGGGGAGGTGGACAAGGGCTATAACACAGGAATGCCGCTTCCGGCTTTGGCAGCATTACGGAATGATTTTCCAGAGATCCGAAATCAGGTTTCCTGCACATATGCCTTACGCGGTGCACTTGTAACGATTGGCGAAGGGCCAAACAGGAAAAAGTATCCTGAGGACAATAATGCGGTTTCATTTATCGATCCCGAATATTTCAAACTATTCGATTACAAGTGGTTAAAAGGTTCTGCTGCCACTTCGCTGAACAATCCGGGCACAGTGGTGCTTTCTGAGAACCAGGCGAAAAAGTATTTTGGGAATGCGGATCCGATGGGAAGAACCATCCGGGTCGAAAACCATAAGAATTTTATTGTTACCGGCATTATCCAGGACCCGCCTGCGACGACAAACTTCCCTTTCACAACCATGCTGTCGTTCGCGTCGCTGAAAGATTACGGCTCATTTACGAACTGGGACGACTGGCAAAGCACTTACGGCGGTGGGCAAATGTATATGATGCTGCCGGAAAATGTGAGCGAAGAAAAAATGGAGCAGCAGCTGGTTTTATTTGTCAAAAAATACAGAGAACCAAAGGATGCGGCGACCGAAGAGTTTATCCTGCAACCTGTTAATGATATTCATTTTGATACAAAAACCTCCAATTACACCGGCAGAACCATCAGCAAAGGAATGATCTGGGCAATGGTTCTGGTAGGGTTGTTTATTTTAATTACGGCTTGTGTAAATTTCATAAATCTTGCGACCGCGCAGGCGCTCAGACGTGCCAGAGAGGTGGGCGTAAGAAAAGTGTTAGGCAGCACCAAGGGGCAGTTATTAAGACAATATTTTTCAGAAACTGCGGTCATTACCTTTCTGTCTGTTATCCTCGCGCTGATCGTGGCGCAGGTTGTGCTGCCCAACGTTGCCAACATCCTGAACATCAAGGCGGAAGGCGTTGTTTTCGTTACAGATGCTTCGGTTATGACATTTTTGGTTGTGCTGACTATCATAACGACCGTTCTCGCCGGTTTCTATCCTGCAATGGTGGTGTCGGGTTACCAGCCTATCCTTGCATTAAAAGGCAAAATGCGGACGGTGGGAAGCGGACAGGCGAATTTGCGTTCGGGACTTATTGTGTTGCAATTTACCATTTCTCAGATCGTGCTCGTCGGAACATTGATTGCTTACAGTCAGATGAAATACTTCCGTACACTGGACCTTGGTTTTCAGAAAGACGAAATTATCTGTATGCAGATTCCAAGCCAGGATCCGGGCGTTATGGAAGGTTTGTATGCTAAGCTGGCAAATGAACCGGGGATTAAATCCATGAGTTTCAGTGCCTTTACACCGATGTCGAGGAGCAATTGGCAGACGGGTTTTAAATATGAGAATGATGCTGAATTTCTTGATTACGAGATTGTTATGCGGCCTGCGGATACGGCTTATGTGAAAACTTATGGTTTGAAGCTCATTGCCGGTCGCATGTATTTGCCGGCGGACACTATGCGGGAATATGTGGTGAATGAGGCATTTGTGAAAAAATTAGGTTTCAAAAATCCGGCTGAGGCGATCGGAAAGCGGCTTACAATCGGTGGATCGGAGCATAAGCTGCCGATTGTTGGTGTGGTTAAAAACTTTAATACATATAGTCTGCACCGTGAAATTATTCCCTGCGTGCTTACCAGCGATCGAGGCAATTACCGCACATTAGGCATCAAGCTGTCGGAAAATGCGGATGCGAAGCAAATCGAAAGGATTGAAAAAGTTTGGTCAGCCACATTCCCGGATTATTTATTCAGCTATACATTCCTGGATGAAACGCTGAACAGTTTTTACGAAAAGGAGTCCAAATTGTTTGACCTGTTCAAAATCCTTACAGGAATCGCCATTTTTATCGGTTGTCTGGGCTTATACGGCGTCGTGGCTTTTATGGCTGAATCGCGCACCAAGGAAATGGGCATTCGCAAGGCGATAGGTGCGTCGGCATTTAATATTTTCAGTTTGTTTTCGGTCGATTTTATAAAATTGGTCTTAATCGCATTGGTCATTGCGTCTCCTATTGCATGGTATGTAATGAAGGGTTGGCTGGAAGATTATACGTATCAAGTGGAGATCAGTGCCTGGTTATATGTCGTGGCTGGCATCGGGGCGGTCATTATTGCATTGGTAACAATAAGTTTTCAGAGCATCAAAGCAGCTTTAGTGAACCCAGTTACATCATTAAGAAGCGAGTAA
- a CDS encoding outer membrane beta-barrel protein — translation MKTLFSTILAALIYGLVCICSAARGQSLPPGGKISGAVSDSASGKPLDFVTVNLMLGNAALKADFTKTDGSFAFEKLKPGKYSVVLVGVGYHSKTLTADLSDSLKNTIDLGLIVISPATVGLKEVTVTAFKPIVKQEIDRITYDLQADPESKVYSVLEMMRKVPFLSVDGDENIYLKGNADFKILINGKPSSMVERSYKEVLRSMPASSIERIEVITMPPAKYDAEGLAGIINIITNKKLDNGYNGTLNVSERFRVGGPGFGGTFSAKLGKFGMTALAGGSIYDTPLTRTQVGRTALGTEPSELFQENFTQSGNKNGYIGYEISYEADSLNLLSAQVNFNGSKSDGSGNQTSVINVNEEVVEGYRVRNFNDGRGKGMDAALNYQKGFKADKNRLLTLSYRYYGFDNDQNSNLLISERINYDTPDYRQINDQSFSEQTFQVDYVYPIKKLNIEAGLKGIMRDNQSDFQYSTYDAERKTFVVNTAMSNMFNNTQNVFGAYNTYQYSFKNWGVKAGARIEQTVINADFVSTDSKVKQNYFNVIPSVSINRKFKDNVGVNFGYTQRIQRPGIYQLNPFVDRTNPSFERTGNPDLRPAFVHDLQLGYSKSKKGSINFGVGFTQFKDLIFAVAVYNPETEITRTSYGNTGRARLINGNLNMNYPITKKWNFSANLRIAHGKVTGVVNGAIITNSGVMYQLSASTGYKLEKDWRINANLVSMGPSVNLQGTSNSMISPSFSVNKDIIKDKLSFSAAANNPFTKFRKYHTETSGPNFTSFNDRRDYFRYFNVSLNYKFGRLKEAIKKNKRSIRNDDVQN, via the coding sequence ATGAAAACTTTATTCTCAACTATTCTTGCAGCCCTGATCTACGGGCTGGTATGCATCTGTTCCGCTGCTCGTGGTCAGTCCTTGCCACCTGGCGGTAAAATTTCCGGTGCGGTATCCGACTCTGCAAGCGGAAAGCCGCTTGATTTTGTAACCGTTAATCTGATGCTAGGAAATGCCGCGTTGAAAGCTGATTTTACAAAAACCGATGGGTCCTTTGCTTTTGAGAAACTGAAACCAGGAAAATATTCAGTAGTCCTTGTGGGAGTAGGTTATCACTCAAAAACACTTACCGCTGATCTTTCGGACAGCTTAAAAAATACAATTGACTTAGGGTTGATAGTGATTAGCCCTGCAACTGTTGGCTTGAAAGAAGTTACGGTTACGGCTTTTAAACCCATTGTAAAGCAGGAGATTGACCGCATTACTTACGATTTGCAGGCCGATCCCGAAAGCAAAGTTTACAGTGTGCTCGAAATGATGCGCAAGGTCCCTTTCCTGTCAGTGGATGGCGATGAGAACATTTACCTTAAAGGCAATGCGGACTTCAAAATTCTGATCAACGGCAAACCGTCCAGTATGGTCGAACGCAGCTATAAAGAAGTGTTGCGAAGCATGCCAGCCTCTTCCATCGAACGCATTGAAGTGATCACAATGCCGCCAGCAAAATACGACGCGGAAGGATTGGCAGGGATTATCAACATTATCACAAACAAAAAACTGGATAATGGTTACAATGGCACATTGAATGTAAGCGAACGTTTCCGCGTTGGCGGGCCTGGTTTTGGCGGGACATTTTCTGCAAAGCTGGGCAAATTTGGGATGACAGCCCTGGCCGGCGGCAGCATCTACGACACGCCGCTGACACGTACGCAGGTGGGACGGACCGCATTGGGAACGGAACCATCAGAATTGTTTCAGGAGAATTTTACACAATCAGGAAATAAGAACGGGTATATCGGATATGAGATTAGTTATGAGGCAGATAGCCTCAATTTATTAAGTGCCCAGGTGAATTTCAACGGGAGTAAATCTGATGGGTCGGGCAATCAGACTTCGGTAATCAACGTGAATGAGGAAGTGGTGGAGGGTTATCGTGTGAGAAATTTCAATGACGGTCGTGGAAAGGGAATGGACGCAGCACTGAATTATCAAAAAGGCTTTAAAGCAGATAAAAACAGGCTTTTGACTTTGTCTTATCGCTACTATGGTTTTGACAATGACCAAAACAGCAACCTGCTGATCTCCGAAAGGATTAATTACGACACACCGGATTACCGTCAGATCAACGATCAGAGCTTCTCAGAGCAGACATTTCAGGTGGATTATGTGTATCCGATTAAAAAACTGAACATTGAAGCTGGCCTGAAAGGCATTATGCGGGATAACCAGAGTGATTTTCAATATAGCACCTACGACGCTGAGCGTAAGACATTTGTGGTAAATACCGCCATGAGTAATATGTTCAATAATACGCAGAATGTTTTTGGGGCTTATAACACGTATCAATACAGTTTCAAAAACTGGGGCGTAAAGGCAGGCGCAAGGATTGAGCAAACCGTCATCAATGCCGACTTTGTTTCTACCGATTCGAAAGTGAAGCAAAATTATTTCAATGTGATTCCTTCAGTTTCGATCAACAGGAAATTTAAGGATAATGTCGGTGTGAATTTTGGCTATACCCAACGCATTCAGCGTCCAGGCATTTATCAGCTCAATCCATTCGTCGACCGCACGAATCCGAGTTTCGAAAGAACAGGAAATCCGGATCTCCGGCCTGCGTTCGTGCATGATCTGCAATTGGGTTATAGCAAATCTAAAAAGGGATCTATCAATTTTGGTGTGGGTTTTACACAATTTAAAGACCTGATTTTTGCGGTTGCCGTGTACAATCCGGAGACCGAAATCACCCGCACATCGTACGGAAATACAGGCCGGGCCAGGCTCATTAATGGAAATTTGAATATGAACTATCCGATCACCAAAAAATGGAATTTCAGCGCGAACCTGCGCATTGCTCACGGAAAAGTGACGGGCGTTGTGAACGGCGCGATCATTACTAACAGCGGTGTGATGTATCAGCTGTCAGCTTCAACGGGTTACAAACTGGAAAAAGACTGGCGCATTAATGCAAATTTGGTAAGTATGGGGCCAAGCGTGAATTTGCAAGGCACGTCCAATTCAATGATCAGCCCCTCGTTCAGTGTGAATAAGGACATTATAAAGGATAAACTCTCGTTTTCCGCCGCAGCAAATAACCCATTTACAAAATTCAGAAAATACCATACAGAAACATCCGGGCCGAATTTTACATCCTTCAACGACCGGAGAGATTACTTCCGTTACTTCAATGTAAGCCTTAATTATAAGTTTGGCCGGTTGAAAGAAGCCATCAAGAAAAACAAGCGCAGCATCAGAAACGACGATGTTCAGAATTGA